A window of the Verrucomicrobiota bacterium genome harbors these coding sequences:
- the iolB gene encoding 5-deoxy-glucuronate isomerase, with translation MKRHHRPDQGSRFLIDIRPETAGWKYLSFKVARLAPGEPLEADTAGEEVIIVPLAGRGKVSFGGQPHELARKDLFREVPDIVYLPPRTRYKAEAVEPFEIAIGGAPAEGRLPARLIRREQIATATRGEANVKRGVSTLADSDELTERLTVYEIHTPSGNWSSFPPHRHDTRDNSSYHEETYYYRFLPEEGFALQRLYTRDTELDVAIPVQHGDLVLIHEGYHPVVKAPGTNAYYLNFLAGDVRKISAVNDPKYDWVAKDWQGNPIEIPPKAG, from the coding sequence ATGAAACGGCATCATCGGCCTGATCAGGGCAGCCGGTTTCTCATCGATATCCGCCCGGAAACGGCGGGCTGGAAATACCTCTCCTTTAAGGTGGCGCGGCTGGCGCCGGGCGAACCCCTGGAAGCCGACACGGCCGGCGAGGAGGTCATCATCGTGCCGTTAGCCGGGCGCGGCAAAGTGTCCTTTGGCGGCCAGCCGCACGAGTTAGCCCGCAAGGACCTGTTCCGTGAAGTGCCGGATATCGTTTATCTGCCGCCGCGAACCCGGTACAAAGCGGAAGCGGTCGAGCCTTTTGAAATCGCGATCGGGGGAGCCCCGGCTGAAGGCAGGCTTCCGGCGCGGCTCATCCGCCGGGAGCAGATCGCGACGGCCACCCGCGGTGAAGCGAACGTCAAACGGGGAGTCAGCACACTGGCTGATTCGGACGAGTTGACGGAGCGGTTGACCGTCTACGAGATCCACACGCCCAGCGGCAACTGGTCAAGTTTTCCGCCGCACCGGCACGACACGCGGGATAACTCCTCTTACCATGAAGAAACCTATTATTACCGGTTTCTGCCGGAGGAAGGGTTTGCCCTCCAGCGCCTCTACACCCGCGACACCGAGCTGGATGTGGCCATCCCGGTGCAGCACGGGGACTTGGTGTTGATCCACGAAGGCTATCACCCCGTGGTGAAAGCGCCGGGCACCAACGCCTATTACCTGAACTTCCTGGCCGGCGATGTTCGAAAGATTTCGGCCGTGAACGATCCGAAATACGATTGGGTAGCGAAAGATTGGCAAGGTAATCCGATCGAGATTCCGCCAAAAGCCGGCTAG
- a CDS encoding transketolase family protein encodes GGYQFSLGKVYRLKEGKDVLLVSTGPQSARCKEAAELLEGQGVSAGVLHVPTVKPVNAQELVEACAAYPLVITVEEHNVLGGLGGLVAEILSEHSPRKVLRFGMEDRWGESAPNEFLLDLFELSAGRLSQRVKKVVEAAR; translated from the coding sequence GGGGGTTACCAGTTCAGCCTGGGCAAGGTCTACCGACTTAAAGAGGGCAAGGACGTGCTGCTGGTGTCGACGGGGCCGCAGAGCGCCCGCTGCAAAGAGGCGGCGGAGCTGCTGGAGGGCCAGGGCGTGTCGGCCGGGGTGCTGCACGTGCCGACGGTCAAACCGGTCAACGCGCAGGAACTTGTGGAAGCGTGCGCGGCCTACCCGCTGGTGATCACGGTGGAGGAGCACAACGTGCTGGGGGGCCTGGGCGGCTTGGTGGCTGAGATCCTCTCGGAGCATTCCCCGCGCAAGGTGCTCCGCTTCGGCATGGAGGATCGCTGGGGCGAATCGGCGCCCAACGAGTTCCTGCTGGACCTCTTTGAGCTGTCGGCGGGGCGCTTGAGCCAGCGGGTGAAAAAAGTGGTGGAGGCCGCCCGATGA